One Vitis riparia cultivar Riparia Gloire de Montpellier isolate 1030 chromosome 4, EGFV_Vit.rip_1.0, whole genome shotgun sequence genomic window carries:
- the LOC117912342 gene encoding DDT domain-containing protein DDR4 translates to MSGVRRRRDAAGKGRRLVKTDNGEDPAILSDSLESETGSARIRLRERWELASVLNFLNVFEPVIGSNSKISAEEIEMGLIKPDSPVAQLHIDLLKGIPPVNKNLNGSDAWVTVLCKKLTMWWPWVAEGEIPLTANKGEEINRYKELDPTIRLQILKALCEIRAEQNDTVSYINDAIKHGTELSCFRKNNIGGDRNGTTYWYDGNTVLGHRLYREVKKFDPKTKVRGKGCLAPPLASFKWETLATNLEEFRKVADDFSSSKVTVQVAVSKIVQTDAIPVLEDLQKKKERALKRKRRQEMLLNDSQNSYRVESTRSCRNRRPVSYTFDEYDRTIKEAIQMTNKRKATEDQKCNGKHGNMNGIASDGDSDTDTDTDTDTQLRDSSVNSRDSMESDSGNVKPHEDDGDYEDKESDEYSIKKEDENDEVGNDDKNNQYYMKTKDDNEDGDDYKTDRTAEFNIKKEGDEFNIKEEEGSEDGNDCKDEKAYQNHMKEVENDDGRDLSSSHKKIFNLSKRNHATAQSKEQSCYSPSKPGGLRWSIRLAETSSHPVAGTRSPGTKNRLRQRPTRNTALESIIIPDSEDGNSSENTNSGIPGGETSSPTADLEEESDC, encoded by the exons ATGTCCGGGGTTCGACGCCGGCGCGATGCTGCCGGAAAAGGAAGGCGGCTTGTGAAAACCGATAATGGCGAAGACCCAGCGATCCTTTCGGACTCGCTAGAGTCTGAAACGGGGAGTGCGCGGATTCGGCTTCGAGAGCGGTGGGAACTGGCGTCTGTTCTCAATTTCTTGAAC GTTTTTGAGCCAGTCATTGGAAGCAATTCAAAGATATCAGCTGAAGAGATTGAGATGGGCCTTATCAAGCCGGATAGTCCTGTTGCTCAGCTTCACATTGACCTGTTGAAG GGAATTCCAccagtaaataaaaatttgaatggtTCTGATGCATGGGTGACGGTACTTTGCAAGAAACTCACTATGTGGTGGCCATGG GTTGCTGAAGGGGAGATTCCGCTAACTGCTAATAAGGG AGAGGAGATAAACAGATACAAAGAACTTGATCCAACAATTCGTTTACAGATTTTGAAAGCACTTTGTGAAATTCGAGCTGAG CAAAATGATACCGTTTCCTACATCAACGATGCAATAAAACATGGAACTGAACTTTCTTGTTTTCGCAAAAATAATATTGGTGGAGATCGAAATGGAACTACTTATTG gTATGATGGAAATACAGTTCTTGGTCATAGATTGTACAGGGAAGTAAAGAAGTTTGACCCCAAGACAAAAGTTAGGGGAAAAGGTTGTTTGGCTCCTCCACTTGCCAGTTTCAAGTGGGAAACACTAGCAACCAATCTTGAGGAATTTCGTAAAGTTGCG GATGATTTCTCATCTAGCAAAGTTACTGTACAAGTTGCTGTTAGTAAGATTGTTCAAACTGATGCAATTCCTGTTCTTGAGGATCTTCAGAAG AAGAAAGAAAGGGCATTGAAACGGAAACGGAGGCAAGAAATGCTTCTGAATGATTCACAAAATTCCTATAGAGTTGAAAGTACTCGTTCCTGTCGCAATAGGAGGCCTGTCAGTTACACATTTG ATGAATATGACCGGACCATTAAGGAGGCTATACAGATGACAAa TAAAAGAAAGGCTACTGAAGATCAAAAGTGTAATGGAAAGCATGGAAATATGAACGGCATTGCATCTGATGGGGACTCAGACACAGACACAGACACAGACACAGATACCCAGTTAAGAGATAGTTCTGTTAATAGTCGTGACTCCATGGAAAGTGACTCTGGCAATGTCAAGCCTCATGAAGATGATGGTGACTATGAAGACAAGGAAAGTGATGAATATAGTATCAAAAAGGAGGATGAAAATGATGAAGTTGGCAATGATGACAAAAACAATCAATATTACATGAAAACCAAGGATGATAATGAAGATGGTGATGACTACAAAACTGACAGAACTGCAGAATTTAATATCAAAAAGGAGGGAGATGAGTTTAATATCAAAGAGGAAGAGGGTTCTGAAGATGGCAATGATTGCAAAGATGAAAAAGCTTATCAAAATCACATGAAGGAGGTTGAGAATGACGATGGCAGGGACTTGAGCAGTTcccataagaaaattttcaatctcagcAAGAGGAACCATGCAACAGCTCAGTCGAAGGAGCAGTCATGTTACTCTCCCAGTAAGCCGGGTGGCTTGCGCTGGAGCATCAGACTGGCTGAGACCAGCAGCCATCCTGTTGCAGGAACCAGAAGCCCAGGCACGAAGAACAGGTTGAGGCAAAGACCGACACGCAACACTGCCTTGGAGTCCATCATCATCCCTGATTCAGAAGATGGCAACTCATCAGAAAACACAAACAGTGGGATTCCAGGGGGTGAAACTTCATCTCCAACTGCTGATCTGGAAGAGGAGAGTGATTGCTAA